AGTGTAATTACGCACATGGCCCATATGTAACCTCCCAGACGGGTAAGGCAACATAGAGCAGGCATAGTACTTAGGCTTTTGCTTACCCTGGGCATTCACTGCATTCTCAGCCACTCGATAGACTTGCGCAGCTTCCCAATCAGCTTGCGCTGCCGCTTCAATACTGCGGTAGTCGTAATCCTTACTCATTCTTCGACAACTCTTTTCTTCTATTTTTAATTGAATAGCTAATTACTTGTTACTTACGCAAACCGAGAACATCTTGCATATCAAATAAACCGTTGCTTTGGTTTTGCAAGAATCGTGCTGCACGCAAAGAACCCTGAGCATAGGACTGGCGGCTTGAAGATTTATGGCTGATCTCAATACGTTCGCCATCACCAGCAAACAATACGGTGTGATCACCTACGATATCGCCACCACGAATTGTGGCAAAACCAATTGAACCCTCTTTGCGCTCACCCGTGTGCCCTTCGCGTGCGTAACCCGTGTGCCCTTCGCGTGCGTATACAGCTACATCATCGAGCTTCTCGCCTAAGGCATCCGCAATGACTTCACCCATCTTAAGGGCCGTTCCCGAAGGGGCATCTACCTTGTGCTTGTGATGTGCTTCAATAATTTCAATGTCATAGCCTTGATTGAGCATCTTGGCAGCAATCTCCAAAAGCTTAAATGTGACATTAACGCCCACACTCATATTCGGCGCAAACACAATCGCTAATTTTGCAGAAGCATTTTTTAAGCTATTCATTTGATCGGGACTCAGGCCAGTTGTACCAATAATCGTTTTAGTACCCATCTTTTCCGCAACCGCTAAATGCGACATAGTGCCTTCGGGCCTAGTGAAATCAATCAGAAATTCTGAATTATTTAAAACCTGTGCGACATCAGAAGAGATGAGTACACCCGTTTTCTTACCCAAGAATGCGCCAGCATCTTCGCCAAGTTGTGAACATGAGGAATGCTCTAGAGCACCAACGAGTTGTGCATCTGTCGAATTGAGTACGGCCTCAATTAACATTTTACCCATACGACCAGTAGCCCCTGCAATTGCGATCTTCATCATTTGTATCTTCGCTTCTTAATCATTAAAAATTGCTGAGGAAACTGATTTCAGCAACAACACAAGTATTTTTACTTAGCTTCACTAGCTGGCACATCATTATTAAGCGCCCCCGGACCCAAAGGCTGAGGCTG
The nucleotide sequence above comes from Polynucleobacter necessarius. Encoded proteins:
- the dapB gene encoding 4-hydroxy-tetrahydrodipicolinate reductase yields the protein MKIAIAGATGRMGKMLIEAVLNSTDAQLVGALEHSSCSQLGEDAGAFLGKKTGVLISSDVAQVLNNSEFLIDFTRPEGTMSHLAVAEKMGTKTIIGTTGLSPDQMNSLKNASAKLAIVFAPNMSVGVNVTFKLLEIAAKMLNQGYDIEIIEAHHKHKVDAPSGTALKMGEVIADALGEKLDDVAVYAREGHTGYAREGHTGERKEGSIGFATIRGGDIVGDHTVLFAGDGERIEISHKSSSRQSYAQGSLRAARFLQNQSNGLFDMQDVLGLRK